CTCGCACGGCATCGCCGAGCGAGCGCTTTGTTGTCAAATACGAATCTTCAGCCATCCAGCGCTGAGTGTCTCCCTTTGACCGGATAAGCGAGTTATTCGCGGTCACGTTCAGTGACGAATCGCGGTAGTGAACAAGGTATACACTAAGACTCGATTAGCTCAATCTCTGCCTAGTGGTAGCACCACCGGTGGATGTGGTCACGATGCTGGAGTTTCGTAAGGGAGGAGCGTGTCCGAGAAATCAACTCCTCGAATCCTCGAGGAGTGACGTTCCCCATGTCGTTCAGTTTTGACCAGTCCCAGACTCCTTCACACGGGTTCAGCCCAGGACACGCCGTGGGTAAGCGGATCTCGTCCATCCGGTCGAATCGCTCAAAGAATCGCTCTATTCTGTTCGCCGTATGGACAGATGCACGGTCCCACAGGACCGTCATCTGTCCGTCCAGTTGCAGTCGCACCTGATGGAGAAAATCACGAATCAGGTTGCTTGTCACGTTCTCATCCGGATGGAGCCGAAAGAACACCCTCGTCTGAAGTGCGTCATCCTCTTCGAGTCGAAGTGCAACTGCACCGATAGCAGAGACCTTTCGCCAGTCGCTCCGGACTGGCGAAATGGTCGGATACGAGTCTTCTTTGGCCCATCGCTCGCTCGTCACTGGGACGTGACGGTAAGGCGATTCGTCGATACAAAGAATTGTCTCGCCGTCGGTCAGCTTTTTTTGAGCTGTTCAGCTTCCTCGTTGAGCCAGCGTTCCTTCTCTTCAGGATCTTTCTCAGCAGCACCTTCTCTGGGCTTGACGGGGCGATAGCCAAGCTCCAGTACCTCAC
The Haloarcula sp. CBA1129 genome window above contains:
- a CDS encoding transposase, which gives rise to MTDGETILCIDESPYRHVPVTSERWAKEDSYPTISPVRSDWRKVSAIGAVALRLEEDDALQTRVFFRLHPDENVTSNLIRDFLHQVRLQLDGQMTVLWDRASVHTANRIERFFERFDRMDEIRLPTACPGLNPCEGVWDWSKLNDMGNVTPRGFEELISRTRSSLTKLQHRDHIHRWCYH